A single region of the Fusarium fujikuroi IMI 58289 draft genome, chromosome FFUJ_chr05 genome encodes:
- a CDS encoding probable RRB1-involved in the regulation of ribosome biosynthesis produces the protein MAKRTAEADHGDALKGGERPEKMDIDDNTKEMGEFEDEFEDEFESEDEILEAGVDGRPDAEREAEEKDAMEVDQGTFIVGRSKLEPGQTLAPDLTTYEMLHNLSTPWPCLSFDIIRDNLGDNRKAYPATMYTVSGTQAETGKASDNQIMVMKFSGLSKMDRGDEGSDSEDDDDEDSDPILESKSIPLNSTTNRIRAHQIPSQEAGRPGTTLTATMTESSNVYIHDITPHLASFDNPGTTISAQQNKPISTVRAHKTEGYAVDWSPTVPGGKLLTGDNDGLIYVTTRTDGGGWVTDNRPFQGHTSSVEELQWSPSEQSVFASASSDGTIRIWDVRSKSRKPAITMQVSNVDVNVMSWSRQTTHLLASGDDNGAWGVWDLRQWKASSDKPQPIASFNFNKEQITSIEWHPTDDSIVAVAAGDNTVTLWDLAVELDDEESKDTAGVKDVPPQLLFVHYLKDVKEVHWHPQITGSLVATGEEFSVFRTISV, from the exons ATGGCAAAGAGAACAGCTGAGGCCGATCACGGCGATGCCCTAAAAGGCGGCGAACGCcctgagaagatggacatTGACGACAACACCAAGGAGATGGGAGAGTTTGAAGATGAGTTCGAGGACGAGTTCGAGAGCGAGGACGAGATTcttgaggctggtgttgatggacgACCTGATGCTGAGCgcgaggctgaagagaagg ATGCCATGGAAGTCGACCAAGGAACCTTCATCGTCGGACGAAGCAAACTCGAACCCGGCCAGACTCTCGCCCCCGATCTGACAACCTACGAGATGCTGCACAACCTCAGCACACCCTGGCCATGCCTTTCTTTCGATATTATTCGCGATAACCTTGGCGACAACCGCAAGGCCTATCCTGCTACCATGTACACTGTCTCTGGAACACAGGCCGAGACTGGAAAGGCCTCTGACAACCAGATCATGGTTATGAAGTTCAGCGGTCTCAGCAAGATGGACCGTGGTGACGAGGGCTCTGATTcggaggacgatgatgacgaggactcTGACCCTATCCTGGAGAGCAAGTCCATCCCTCTCAACTCTACGACTAACCGTATCCGCGCCCACCAGATTCCTAGCCAAGAGGCTGGGCGACCTGGAACTACCCTCACTGCTACGATGACCGAGTCAAGCAACGTCTATATCCACGATATTACTCCCCACCTCGCCTCATTCGACAACCCCGGAACTACTATCTCCGCTCAGCAGAACAAGCCTATCTCTACTGTCCGCGCCCACAAGACCGAAGGTTATGCTGTCGACTGGTCTCCCACAGTTCCCGGCGGTAAGCTCCTCACTGGTGACAACGACGGTCTCATTTACGTGACAACACGCACCGATGGAGGCGGCTGGGTCACCGACAACCGACCCTTCCAGGGCCACACCAGCAGTGTCGAGGAGCTCCAGTGGTCACCTTCTGAGCAATCTGTCTTTGCCTCTGCTTCAAGTGACGGCACAATCCGCATCTGGGATGTGCGATCCAAGTCCCGCAAGCCCGCAATCACCATGCAGGTCTCAAATGTCGATGTCAACGTTATGTCTTGGTCGCGCCAGACAACTCATCTGCTCGCCTCCGGAGACGACAACGGTGCATGGGGCGTCTGGGATCTCCGACAATGGAAGGCCAGCTCCGACAAGCCCCAGCCCATCGccagcttcaacttcaacaaggAGCAGATCACAAGCATTGAGTGGCATCCCACTGACGACTCTATCGTCGCTGTGGCCGCTGGTGATAACACCGTTACACTGTGGGATCTTGCTGTCGAGCTTGACGACGAGGAGAGCAAGGACACAGCGGGTGTCAAGGACGTGCCGCCCCAGCTGCTGTTTGTGCACTACCTCAAGGATGTGAAGGAGGTGCACTGGCACCCTCAGATCACGGGTAGCTTGGTCGCCACAGGAGAGGAGTTCAGCGTCTTCAGGACCATCAGCGTATAA
- a CDS encoding probable thioredoxin encodes MAAPSAVVEIKSKAQFDELVKTTPYVALQAHASWCGPCKAISPIFNKQAAEHKSDKYAFAKFDTDDVPDLAFELGIRSIPAFFFFENGDKDSDLLGAVPPKLTAAVKGYADKANGAAAEKPAEENTLKTDENF; translated from the coding sequence ATGGCTGCTCCCTCCGCTGTTGTCGAGATCAAGTCCAAGGCTCAGTTCGACGAGCTCGTCAAGACCACTCCCTACGTCGCTCTCCAAGCCCACGCCTCATGGTGCGGTCCCTGCAAGGCCATCTcccccatcttcaacaagcagGCCGCCGAGCACAAGTCCGACAAGTACGCCTTCGCCAAGTTCGACACCGACGATGTCCCCGATCTCGCCTTTGAGCTCGGCATCCGCTCCATCcccgccttcttcttcttcgagaacGGCGACAAGGACAGTGATCTGCTCGGCGCTGTCCCCCCCAAGCTGACTGCCGCTGTCAAGGGCTATGCCGACAAGGCCAACGGTGCTGCTGCCGAGAAGCCCGCCGAGGAGAACACCCTCAAGACCGACGAGAACTTCTAA
- a CDS encoding putative GDP-mannose transporter: MADQNKKNDDFVAKMPESANETNIGDGGKENDSLVGRGPGTDALPAQPSGFMNKIENSGPFSILSYCLSSISMTVVNKYVVSGTSWNLTFFYLAVQSIVCIVAITACKQLGMIKSLAPLEMDRIKKWYPISLVLVGMIYTSTKALQYLSVPVYTIFKNLTIIAIAYGEVLWFGGSVTPIALSSFGLMVLSSVVAAWADIKSAISGDYSATTGDADALATLNAGYFWMAMNVFCSASYVLGMRKVIHKMNFKDWDTMYYNNLLTIPVLVFFSLVTEDWSSANFAKNFPEDSRNRIFIGIIYSGLAAIFISYCSAWCIRVTSSTTYSMVGALNKLPIAVSGLIFFAAPVTVGSVSAIFIGFVSGIVYAWAKVKENEAKKNALPTAESREPSK, translated from the exons ATGGCTgaccagaacaagaagaacgacGACTTCGTGGCCAAGATGCCCGAGTCTGCCAACGAGACCAACATTGGCGATGGTGGCAAGGAGAACGACTCCCTTGTTGGCCGCGGCCCAGGCACTGATGCCCTCCCCGCACAGCCTTCAGGCTTCATGAACAAGATCGAGAACAGCGGGCCATTCTCTATTCTTTCTTACTGTCTCTCTTCTATTTCCATGACTGTCGTCAACAAGTATGTTGTGTCTGGTACATCATGGAACCTTACTTTCTTCTACCTCGCTGTTCAG TCCATTGTCTGCATTGTTGCCATCACAGCATGCAAGCAACTCGGCATGATCAAGTCCCTCGCTCCTCTTGAGATGGACCGCATCAAGAAGT GGTACCCAATTTCGCTCGTCCTCGTTGGTATGATCTACACAAGCACCAAGGCTCTGCAGTACCTCTCCGTGCCTGTCtacaccatcttcaagaacttgaccatcatcgccattgcTTATGGCGAGGTCCTCTGGTTTGGCGGTTCCGTCACACCCATCgccctctcttctttcggTCTCATGGTTCTGAGCTCTGTGGTTGCTGCCTGGGCTGATATCAAGAGCGCTATCTCTGGTGACTACAGCGCTACTACTGGCGATGCTGATGCCCTTGCGACTCTGAATGCCGGTTACTTCTGGATGGCCATGAACGTCTTCTGCTCTGCTTCTTACGTTTTGGGCATGCGCAAGGTTATCCACAAGATGAACTTCAAGGATTGGGACA CCATGTACTACAACAACCTTCTCACCATTCCCGtccttgtcttcttctctctggTCACTGAGGACTGGTCCAGCGCCAACTTCGCCAAGAACTTCCCCGAGGACTCGCGCAACCGTATCTTCATTGGCATCATCTACTCTGGTCTGGCCGCTATCTTCATTTCTTACTGCTCCGCCTGGTGCATCCGAGTCACCTCTTCCACCACCTACTCCATGGTTGGTGCTCTCAACAAGCTGCCCATTGCCGTCTCTggtctcatcttcttcgctgcCCCCGTTACCGTTGGAAGTGTTtcggccatcttcatcggttTCGTCTCAGGTATCGTGTATGCTtgggccaaggtcaaggagaacgaggccaagaagaacgcTCTCCCTACCGCTGAGAGCCGAGAGCCATCAAAGTAA